A genomic window from Silene latifolia isolate original U9 population chromosome 11, ASM4854445v1, whole genome shotgun sequence includes:
- the LOC141611818 gene encoding uncharacterized protein At3g28850, which yields MGCASSKQSKCRHCKTPYPPMSRRSFSMNVHHPPERKGDSYHVVALTSSTLDSINLDPIKNLKWDDYKEEDEKPKNHEVGIDKSKEFAMGMIEAKAWSKMVDKKITRVAPKTPIRTPPGEPETINVKDLMAGLEDTSPLKLGDHLRSFSFHVSDYSMPPLPVDSQKNRGECQENDTSIAKAVVTEFDPEVISSFRKALEELSPAHPFYMKPRDGKGNMAVEVSEENLNAVTDERTLSGFCHGNGFVERIMTEEEKENMAPIHNEDVNGNGFVEDDDDDDLVDQKRVILYFTSLRGVRKTYDDCCFVRLMLKGLGVRVDERDVSMHLGFKDELKELLGEGSIKGGLPKVFVGNKYIGGADEIRRLNEDGKLEKVFQGCEMMDDDGGNLIEVCEACGDVRFVPCETCSGSCKIYYECEEDDEEYEEDEYEYGFQRCPDCNENGLIRCPLCCCY from the coding sequence ATGGGTTGTGCAAGCTCGAAACAATCGAAATGCCGGCATTGCAAAACACCATACCCTCCGATGAGCCGAAGGAGTTTTTCGATGAATGTTCATCACCCACCTGAGAGGAAAGGTGATAGTTACCATGTTGTAGCACTTACATCCTCTACTttagattcaatcaatttagacCCGATAAAGAACTTGAAATGGGATGATTATAAGGAAGAAGATGAAAAGCCAAAAAATCATGAAGTGGGTATTGATAAAAGCAAGGAATTTGCCATGGGAATGATTGAGGCCAAAGCTTGGTCAAAGATGGTTGATAAAAAAATTACAAGAGTTGCCCCGAAAACACCTATAAGAACGCCTCCAGGCGAACCTGAAACGATCAATGTTAAGGATTTAATGGCGGGGCTGGAAGATACTAGTCCTCTCAAGCTTGGAGATCATTTAAGAAGCTTTTCATTTCATGTTTCGGATTATTCTATGCCGCCGCTTCCTGTGGATTCTCAGAAAAATAGAGGAGAATGTCAAGAAAATGATACTTCAATCGCTAAGGCAGTAGTGACAGAATTTGATCCTGAAGTCATTTCTTCGTTTAGGAAGGCGCTTGAAGAGTTGTCCCCTGCACACCCTTTTTACATGAAGCCTCGAGATGGGAAAGGGAACATGGCAGTCGAAGTAAGTGAGGAGAATTTGAATGCAGTTACTGACGAAAGGACGCTAAGTGGTTTTTGTCACGGTAATGGTTTTGTGGAGCGGATTATGACAGAAGAAGAGAAGGAGAACATGGCTCCCATTCATAACGAGGACGTTAATGGGAATGGGTTtgttgaggatgatgatgatgatgatttggTTGATCAAAAGAGGGTAATTTTGTACTTCACTAGTCTAAGAGGAGTGAGGAAAACATACGACGATTGTTGTTTCGTAAGGCTCATGTTAAAGGGGTTAGGAGTAAGGGTTGATGAGAGGGATGTATCTATGCATTTAGGGTTTAAGGATGAATTGAAGGAACTACTTGGTGAAGGCAGCATCAAAGGCGGGTTGCCAAAGGTGTTTGTTGGAAATAAGTACATTGGTGGGGCGGATGAGATAAGACGACTAAATGAAGACGGAAAGCTGGAGAAAGTTTTTCAAGGTTGTGAAATGATGGACGATGATGGTGGCAACCTAATAGAAGTTTGTGAAGCTTGTGGTGATGTACGATTTGTTCCTTGTGAGACGTGTTCAGGAAGTTGTAAAATTTACTATGAAtgtgaagaggatgatgaagaatATGAAGAGGACGAGTACGAGTACGGTTTTCAGAGGTGTCCTGATTGCAATGAGAACGGCCTCATTCGATGCCCATTGTGCTGCTGCTATTAA